A single genomic interval of Ramlibacter sp. harbors:
- a CDS encoding cytochrome c oxidase subunit 3, which yields MSSTAHGTTPYYFVPQPSRHPAFAAFGLFWVILGAAQWINGHGWGKFSLMFGLLWLFGVLFQWFRDAVGESEGGQYGHKIDLSFRWSMSWFIFSEVMFFGAFFTALWWMRSHSVPALGSLDNALLWPDFKAVWPSLAAGATASPGGIVEPFQTMTPFWLPTINTALLLSSGVTLTIAHHALRENHRARTIAFMWITVLLGVTFLGVQGYEYYHAYHEMGLTLASGAYGSTFFMLTGFHGFHVFVGMLMLLFITLRLMKGHFTADRHFGFEGAAWYWHFVDVVWLGLYVLVYWL from the coding sequence ATGAGTTCAACCGCCCACGGCACCACGCCATACTATTTCGTTCCCCAGCCCTCGCGCCATCCGGCGTTCGCGGCTTTCGGGCTGTTCTGGGTCATTCTGGGCGCGGCCCAGTGGATCAACGGCCATGGCTGGGGCAAGTTCTCGCTGATGTTCGGCCTGCTGTGGCTGTTTGGTGTGCTGTTCCAGTGGTTCCGCGACGCGGTGGGCGAAAGCGAAGGCGGCCAGTACGGCCACAAGATCGACCTGTCGTTCCGCTGGAGCATGAGCTGGTTCATCTTCTCGGAGGTGATGTTCTTCGGCGCCTTCTTCACCGCGCTGTGGTGGATGCGTTCGCACTCGGTGCCCGCGCTCGGCAGCCTGGACAACGCGCTGCTGTGGCCCGACTTCAAGGCCGTGTGGCCCAGCCTGGCCGCCGGCGCCACGGCATCGCCCGGTGGCATCGTCGAGCCCTTCCAGACCATGACGCCGTTCTGGCTGCCCACCATCAACACCGCGTTGCTGCTCAGCTCGGGCGTGACGCTGACCATTGCCCACCATGCCCTGCGCGAGAACCACCGCGCCCGCACCATTGCCTTCATGTGGATCACCGTGCTGCTGGGCGTGACCTTCCTGGGCGTGCAGGGCTACGAGTACTACCACGCCTACCACGAGATGGGCCTGACGCTGGCATCGGGCGCCTACGGTTCCACCTTCTTCATGCTCACGGGCTTCCATGGCTTCCACGTGTTCGTCGGCATGCTGATGCTGCTGTTCATCACGCTGCGCCTCATGAAGGGCCATTTCACCGCCGACCGCCACTTCGGTTTTGAAGGCGCGGCCTGGTACTGGCACTTCGTGGACGTGGTCTGGCTGGGTCTGTATGTGCTGGTGTACTGGCTGTAA
- a CDS encoding DUF2970 domain-containing protein translates to MSASQRPVAAAPKASFLRTVKTVAWSFIGIRKNSEYKQDLAQANPLHIIVVGIAAAVCFVVGLVVLVNWVVK, encoded by the coding sequence GTGAGCGCCTCGCAGCGGCCGGTCGCGGCCGCCCCCAAGGCCTCGTTCCTGCGCACGGTCAAGACCGTGGCCTGGTCGTTCATCGGCATCCGCAAGAACAGTGAATACAAACAGGACCTGGCGCAAGCCAACCCCCTGCACATCATCGTGGTCGGCATCGCCGCCGCGGTGTGCTTTGTGGTGGGGCTGGTGGTGCTGGTCAACTGGGTCGTCAAATGA
- a CDS encoding cytochrome c oxidase assembly protein — protein sequence MSLRSANVRMVGKLAVITAGMFAFGYVLVPVYKSICEATGINILSLSERQVPGNGTAGKDVKLPANSQVDLSRTITVEFDANSLGPWKFKPERNSVQVHPGQLTTVMYEFQNVQDRRMAAQAIPSYAPRQAASHFHKLECFCFNQYTLDPGEKKTWPVVFVIDPKLSKDVKTITLSYTFFEIGGKVPPPPAVALSTVPAAPVKREAGS from the coding sequence ATGAGCCTTCGCAGCGCAAACGTCAGGATGGTGGGCAAGCTGGCCGTGATCACGGCCGGCATGTTCGCGTTCGGCTATGTGCTGGTGCCGGTCTACAAGTCCATCTGCGAGGCCACGGGCATCAACATCCTGTCGCTGTCCGAGCGGCAGGTGCCCGGCAACGGCACCGCCGGCAAGGACGTCAAGCTGCCGGCCAATTCGCAGGTCGACCTGAGCCGCACCATCACCGTTGAATTTGACGCCAATTCGCTGGGCCCCTGGAAGTTCAAGCCCGAGCGCAACTCGGTGCAGGTGCACCCGGGCCAGTTGACGACCGTGATGTACGAGTTCCAGAACGTGCAGGACCGCCGCATGGCGGCCCAGGCGATCCCGAGCTACGCGCCGCGCCAGGCGGCCTCGCATTTCCACAAGCTCGAGTGCTTCTGCTTCAACCAGTACACGCTGGACCCGGGCGAGAAAAAAACCTGGCCCGTGGTGTTCGTGATCGACCCCAAGCTGTCGAAAGACGTCAAGACCATCACGCTGTCGTACACCTTCTTTGAAATCGGTGGCAAGGTGCCGCCACCGCCGGCCGTGGCCCTGTCCACCGTGCCTGCGGCGCCCGTCAAGCGGGAGGCCGGTTCGTGA
- a CDS encoding cytochrome oxidase small assembly protein, whose translation MTPEQKKSNLRMALILASVAVVLFFGFMVKMVLLSR comes from the coding sequence ATGACCCCCGAACAGAAGAAGAGCAACCTGCGCATGGCGCTGATCCTCGCGTCGGTGGCCGTGGTGCTGTTCTTCGGGTTCATGGTCAAGATGGTTCTGTTGTCCCGCTGA
- the ctaD gene encoding cytochrome c oxidase subunit I, protein MSAVLDHHAHDDHHDHAPTGWRRWVYATNHKDIGTLYLLFSFTMLMVGGVLALLIRAELFQPGLQLVNPELFNQLTTMHGLIMVFGAIMPGFVGFANWMIPLQIGAADMAFARMNNFSFWLMVPAGLMLVGSFFMPGGAPAAGWTLYAPLTLQMGPSMDAGIFAMHILGASSIMGSINIIVTILNMRAPGMTLMKMPMFAWTWLITAYLLIAVMPVLAGAITMTLTDRHFGTTFFNPAGGGDPVMYQHIFWFFGHPEVYIMILPAFGIISQIVPAFARKKLFGYASMVYATSSIAILSFIVWAHHMFTTGMPVTGQLFFMYATMLIAVPTAVKIFNWIATMWQGSMTFETPMLFAVGFIFVFTMGGFTGLILAMAPIDIQLQDTYYVVAHFHYVLVAGSLYAMFAGYYYWSPKWTGVMYNEFRGKVHFWWSLIAFNVTFFPMHFLGLAGMPRRYADYPMQFADFNAVASFGAFAFGLAQVYFFLFIVLPTMRGKGEKASQKPWEAAEGLEWEVPSPAPFHTFETPPKLDATATKVIG, encoded by the coding sequence ATGAGTGCAGTCCTCGACCATCACGCCCACGACGATCACCATGACCATGCGCCCACTGGCTGGCGCCGCTGGGTCTACGCGACCAACCACAAGGACATCGGCACGCTGTACCTGCTGTTCTCGTTCACCATGCTCATGGTGGGCGGTGTGCTGGCCCTGCTGATCCGCGCCGAGCTGTTCCAGCCCGGCCTGCAGCTGGTCAACCCCGAGCTGTTCAACCAGCTCACCACCATGCACGGCCTGATCATGGTGTTCGGCGCGATCATGCCGGGCTTCGTGGGCTTCGCCAACTGGATGATCCCGCTGCAGATCGGCGCGGCCGACATGGCCTTTGCCCGCATGAACAACTTCAGCTTCTGGCTGATGGTGCCGGCCGGCCTGATGCTGGTGGGCAGCTTCTTCATGCCCGGCGGCGCTCCCGCGGCCGGCTGGACGCTGTACGCGCCGCTGACGCTGCAGATGGGCCCGTCGATGGACGCCGGCATCTTTGCCATGCACATCCTGGGTGCCTCGTCGATCATGGGCTCGATCAACATCATCGTGACCATCCTCAACATGCGCGCCCCCGGCATGACGCTGATGAAGATGCCGATGTTCGCCTGGACCTGGCTCATCACCGCCTACCTGCTGATCGCCGTGATGCCCGTGCTGGCCGGCGCGATCACCATGACGCTGACCGACCGCCACTTCGGCACGACCTTCTTCAACCCCGCCGGCGGCGGCGACCCGGTGATGTACCAGCACATCTTCTGGTTCTTCGGCCACCCCGAGGTGTACATCATGATCCTGCCGGCCTTCGGCATCATCAGCCAGATCGTGCCGGCGTTTGCGCGCAAGAAGCTGTTTGGCTACGCCTCCATGGTGTACGCCACCAGCTCGATCGCCATCCTGTCGTTCATCGTCTGGGCGCACCACATGTTCACCACCGGCATGCCGGTGACGGGCCAGCTGTTCTTCATGTACGCGACCATGCTGATCGCGGTGCCCACGGCCGTGAAGATCTTCAACTGGATCGCCACCATGTGGCAGGGCTCGATGACCTTTGAAACCCCCATGCTGTTCGCCGTGGGCTTCATCTTCGTGTTCACGATGGGCGGCTTCACGGGCCTGATCCTGGCCATGGCGCCGATCGACATCCAGCTGCAGGACACCTACTACGTGGTGGCCCACTTCCACTACGTGCTGGTGGCCGGCTCGCTGTACGCCATGTTCGCGGGCTACTACTACTGGTCGCCCAAGTGGACCGGCGTGATGTACAACGAGTTCCGCGGCAAGGTGCACTTCTGGTGGTCGCTGATTGCCTTCAACGTGACCTTCTTCCCGATGCACTTCCTGGGCCTGGCCGGCATGCCGCGCCGCTATGCTGACTACCCCATGCAGTTCGCCGACTTCAACGCCGTGGCCTCGTTTGGCGCATTTGCCTTCGGTCTGGCGCAGGTTTATTTCTTCCTGTTCATCGTGCTGCCCACCATGCGCGGCAAGGGCGAAAAAGCTTCGCAAAAGCCCTGGGAAGCCGCCGAAGGCCTGGAGTGGGAAGTTCCCTCGCCCGCGCCCTTCCACACCTTTGAAACCCCGCCCAAGCTCGATGCCACGGCGACCAAGGTGATCGGCTGA
- the coxB gene encoding cytochrome c oxidase subunit II, which produces MKSISSKLASLLLNLGLATGAWFSTAAWAVNDLPGGPAVRQLNLPPAVTRIAEEQHWLHWFMMILCTVIFIAVFAVMFYSIWKHRKSVGHKPANFHESVTVEVIWTIIPFIIVILMALPATKVLVASKDTTNADLTVKATGYQWKWGYDYIKGEGEGIGFVSTLDATHREMSNNGAKGDIPDDYLLKVDNPLVVPVGKKVRVITTANDVIHAFAVPAFGIKQDAIPGFVRDTWFRAEKIGMYYGQCQELCGKEHAYMPINVKVVSAEDYTKWVDGEKKKMAAKLDDPSKVWTLEDIMKRGEKVYAANCAACHQPNGKGAGPIKALDGSPKVLDADKNVQIHVLLNGQNNGAMPAWKQLSDTDLAAVITFTKNNWSNKTGQLVQPAEVLAQRGK; this is translated from the coding sequence ATGAAGAGCATTTCCAGCAAATTGGCTTCACTGCTGCTGAATCTGGGTCTTGCCACTGGCGCCTGGTTCAGCACCGCGGCGTGGGCTGTCAACGACCTGCCCGGCGGCCCCGCAGTGCGCCAGCTCAACCTGCCTCCGGCGGTCACCCGCATTGCCGAGGAGCAGCACTGGCTGCACTGGTTCATGATGATCCTGTGCACGGTGATCTTCATTGCCGTGTTCGCGGTCATGTTCTATTCGATCTGGAAGCACCGCAAGTCGGTGGGCCACAAGCCGGCCAACTTCCATGAGTCGGTCACGGTCGAGGTGATCTGGACCATCATCCCCTTCATCATCGTGATCCTGATGGCGCTGCCCGCCACCAAGGTTCTGGTGGCCTCCAAGGACACCACCAACGCCGACCTGACCGTCAAGGCCACCGGCTACCAGTGGAAATGGGGCTACGACTACATCAAGGGCGAGGGCGAGGGCATTGGCTTCGTCTCCACGCTGGACGCCACGCACCGCGAGATGTCCAACAACGGCGCCAAGGGCGACATCCCCGACGACTACCTGCTCAAGGTCGACAACCCGCTGGTGGTGCCCGTGGGCAAGAAGGTCCGCGTGATCACCACCGCCAATGACGTGATCCACGCCTTTGCCGTGCCGGCCTTCGGCATCAAGCAGGACGCGATTCCCGGCTTTGTGCGTGACACCTGGTTCCGCGCCGAGAAGATCGGCATGTACTACGGCCAGTGCCAGGAGCTGTGCGGCAAGGAGCACGCCTACATGCCCATCAACGTCAAGGTCGTGTCCGCCGAGGACTACACCAAGTGGGTCGATGGCGAGAAGAAAAAGATGGCCGCCAAGCTCGACGACCCGAGCAAGGTCTGGACCCTGGAAGACATCATGAAGCGCGGCGAGAAGGTCTACGCCGCCAACTGCGCGGCCTGCCACCAGCCCAACGGCAAGGGCGCTGGCCCGATCAAGGCGCTGGACGGCTCGCCCAAGGTGCTGGACGCCGACAAGAACGTGCAGATCCACGTGCTGCTGAACGGCCAGAACAATGGCGCCATGCCCGCCTGGAAGCAGCTGTCGGACACCGACCTGGCGGCCGTGATCACTTTCACCAAGAACAACTGGTCCAACAAGACCGGTCAGCTCGTGCAGCCGGCTGAAGTGCTGGCCCAGCGCGGCAAGTAA
- a CDS encoding DUF2244 domain-containing protein, with translation MSSPVFRFATTSGQNIHWFLKRNCSVTPAQLGWMYLSLCVVSLGIGMLFWWQGAHLVLPFAWIELMAVGAAFLVYARHATDGERISLEGGQLVVELENAGKLERAEFSREWVRVEPTAGDRSLIALSARGRTVSVGRYVRPELRPALAREIRMALRAA, from the coding sequence GTGTCGAGCCCCGTTTTCCGATTCGCCACCACCTCGGGCCAGAACATCCACTGGTTCTTGAAGCGCAACTGCTCGGTCACTCCCGCCCAGCTGGGCTGGATGTACCTGTCACTGTGCGTGGTGTCGCTCGGCATCGGCATGCTGTTCTGGTGGCAGGGCGCGCATCTGGTGCTGCCATTTGCCTGGATCGAACTGATGGCGGTGGGCGCGGCCTTCCTGGTCTATGCCCGCCATGCCACGGACGGCGAGCGGATTTCGCTGGAAGGCGGGCAGCTGGTGGTGGAGCTGGAGAATGCGGGCAAGCTGGAGCGCGCGGAGTTCAGCCGCGAATGGGTTCGCGTCGAGCCCACCGCCGGCGACCGTTCGCTGATCGCACTGTCGGCCCGGGGCCGCACGGTGAGCGTGGGGCGCTATGTGCGCCCCGAATTGCGCCCGGCGCTGGCGCGAGAGATTCGAATGGCCTTGCGCGCGGCGTGA
- a CDS encoding biotin synthase, with translation MASERPPTIDPVAAARWQRSAPAASPWLHEEVARRMEDRLQWIRMQPAAWAHWAPVRGGLQAHALLAARYPDSDCFVVEVQDSRAQLAMQTIAKPWWQPGRWRGGKTRAAPPPEGAVQMVWANMALHMEADPLALIRQWHQALATDGFVMFSALGPDTLRELRALYQALGWPAPAHEFTDMHDWGDMLVQAGFAEPVMDMERIVLSWESPGRMIQELRELGANLHPARFAGLRGRRWRADLERELAARLAQPVPSGRLSLTFEIIYGHALKPAPRVRMDEHSAVSLRDMRSMLRSGKPGR, from the coding sequence ATGGCTTCCGAACGCCCCCCCACCATCGACCCTGTCGCCGCCGCGCGCTGGCAGCGGTCCGCGCCCGCGGCCTCACCCTGGCTGCACGAAGAGGTGGCGCGGCGCATGGAGGACCGGCTGCAGTGGATCAGGATGCAACCCGCCGCCTGGGCCCACTGGGCGCCAGTGCGCGGCGGGCTGCAGGCCCATGCGCTGCTGGCCGCGCGCTACCCGGATTCGGATTGTTTTGTGGTGGAAGTCCAGGACAGCCGGGCACAGCTTGCTATGCAAACCATAGCAAAGCCGTGGTGGCAACCGGGCCGCTGGCGGGGCGGCAAAACCCGGGCCGCGCCGCCACCGGAAGGCGCCGTGCAGATGGTCTGGGCCAACATGGCCCTGCACATGGAAGCGGACCCGCTGGCGCTGATCCGCCAGTGGCACCAGGCGCTGGCGACCGATGGCTTCGTCATGTTCTCGGCGCTGGGGCCCGACACGCTGCGCGAGCTGCGCGCGCTGTACCAGGCGCTGGGCTGGCCGGCGCCGGCCCATGAATTCACCGACATGCACGACTGGGGCGACATGCTGGTGCAGGCCGGGTTTGCCGAACCGGTGATGGACATGGAGCGCATTGTGCTGAGCTGGGAGAGCCCGGGCCGGATGATCCAGGAGCTTCGGGAACTGGGCGCCAACCTGCACCCCGCGCGGTTTGCCGGCCTGCGCGGACGCCGCTGGCGGGCCGATCTGGAGCGGGAACTGGCGGCCCGGCTGGCGCAGCCGGTGCCGTCCGGGCGGCTCTCGCTGACCTTCGAGATCATCTATGGCCATGCCCTCAAGCCGGCGCCGCGGGTGCGCATGGACGAGCACAGCGCGGTGTCGCTGCGCGACATGCGCAGCATGCTGCGCTCGGGCAAGCCCGGACGCTGA
- a CDS encoding ComF family protein, with product MFRELIARAEAAIPGQCAVCQAWPSRPLCESCVARFAQPVPRCATCAEPVAAGLRRCGPCVAAPPPLDACLAAVAYAYPWSHCIADFKFRGQAGWARAFATLLRSTPWAEPALETSDLVLPMPLSRERLRERGFNQALLLARRLAPAKTDATLLLRVRDTPPQRALDRAARQHNVRDAFAVEPLRAAQLRERRVVLVDDVMTSGASLHAAARALRGAGAAHVTALVLARTD from the coding sequence ATGTTCCGTGAGCTGATCGCCAGGGCCGAAGCCGCCATTCCCGGGCAGTGCGCGGTCTGCCAGGCATGGCCTTCACGGCCGCTGTGCGAAAGCTGCGTGGCGCGGTTTGCGCAGCCGGTGCCACGCTGCGCCACGTGCGCCGAGCCGGTGGCCGCCGGCCTGCGCCGGTGCGGGCCCTGCGTGGCGGCACCGCCGCCGCTGGATGCCTGCCTGGCCGCGGTGGCCTACGCCTACCCCTGGTCGCACTGCATCGCCGACTTCAAGTTCCGCGGCCAGGCCGGCTGGGCCCGGGCCTTTGCCACCCTGCTGCGCAGCACACCCTGGGCCGAGCCGGCCCTGGAAACCAGTGACCTCGTGCTGCCCATGCCGCTGTCGCGCGAACGGCTGCGCGAGCGCGGATTCAACCAGGCCCTGCTGCTGGCGCGCCGCCTGGCGCCGGCCAAAACCGACGCCACGCTGCTGCTGCGCGTGCGCGACACCCCACCCCAGCGGGCGCTGGACCGGGCGGCCCGCCAGCACAACGTGCGTGATGCTTTTGCGGTGGAGCCCCTGCGCGCGGCGCAGTTGCGGGAGCGCCGGGTGGTGCTGGTGGACGATGTGATGACCAGCGGGGCCTCGCTGCACGCCGCCGCCCGGGCACTGCGCGGGGCCGGTGCGGCCCATGTCACGGCCCTGGTGCTCGCGCGCACTGACTGA
- the trmL gene encoding tRNA (uridine(34)/cytosine(34)/5-carboxymethylaminomethyluridine(34)-2'-O)-methyltransferase TrmL: MFHIVLVEPEIPPNTGNVIRLAANTGCTLHLIEPLGFSMDDKHMRRAGLDYHEYAEVRRHGDWAAFLASQQPDPARLFALTTRGTRRPHEVAFQPGDWLVFGSETRGLAPELRDSFAPAQRLALPMRAGQRSLNLSNAVAVTVFEAWRQNGFAST, encoded by the coding sequence ATGTTCCACATCGTCCTGGTCGAACCCGAAATCCCGCCCAACACCGGCAATGTCATCCGGCTCGCGGCCAACACCGGCTGCACGCTGCACCTGATTGAGCCGCTGGGCTTTTCAATGGATGACAAGCACATGCGCCGCGCCGGGCTGGACTACCACGAGTACGCCGAGGTCCGCCGCCACGGCGACTGGGCCGCCTTTCTCGCCAGCCAGCAGCCCGATCCGGCCCGGCTCTTTGCCCTGACCACGCGTGGCACGCGGCGGCCGCACGAGGTGGCTTTCCAGCCCGGCGACTGGCTGGTGTTTGGCTCTGAAACCCGGGGCCTGGCGCCTGAGCTGCGTGACAGCTTCGCGCCAGCCCAGCGGCTGGCCCTGCCCATGCGCGCGGGGCAGCGTAGCCTGAACCTGTCCAACGCCGTGGCGGTCACGGTCTTTGAGGCCTGGCGCCAGAACGGCTTCGCCAGCACCTGA
- a CDS encoding LysR family transcriptional regulator — translation MDRFLSMRVFQRVADEGGFASAARALDMSPAAVTRTVAALEEQLGARLMQRTTRKLSLTDAGEAYLLRVRNILHEVADAESEAAEHVRELQGTLHVLATPVLASYFLSPRIATWHARHPKVQLELAIEPFPQSRIEEFDVTFLVVDEGFDADIVARPLATTDWIACASPDYLKRAGTPAVPQDLPRHTYLKFQWPQNSGHSGRRTRLVPAGGGGGPVEVDWTPALQTTSFDVLLRTALDGAGITFLSRLLVANHLARGSLVQVLPDWIFGRFTIYAALPTRKFMPARTRAFLDFLAEFAPQAAAPGVRS, via the coding sequence ATGGATCGCTTCCTGTCGATGAGGGTGTTCCAGCGCGTGGCGGACGAAGGCGGCTTTGCGTCGGCCGCGCGTGCGCTGGACATGTCGCCCGCTGCCGTGACCCGCACGGTCGCGGCGCTGGAAGAGCAACTGGGCGCGCGGCTGATGCAGCGCACCACGCGCAAGCTGTCACTCACCGACGCTGGCGAGGCCTACCTGCTGCGGGTGCGCAACATCCTGCACGAGGTGGCCGATGCCGAGTCCGAGGCCGCCGAACATGTGCGCGAACTGCAGGGCACGCTGCATGTGCTGGCCACGCCGGTGCTGGCCTCGTATTTCCTGTCGCCGCGCATCGCCACCTGGCACGCCCGCCACCCCAAGGTGCAGCTGGAACTGGCGATCGAGCCGTTTCCGCAGTCGCGCATCGAGGAGTTCGATGTGACCTTCCTGGTGGTGGACGAGGGCTTTGATGCCGACATCGTGGCCCGGCCGCTGGCCACCACCGACTGGATTGCCTGCGCCTCACCCGATTACCTGAAGCGCGCCGGCACGCCGGCCGTGCCGCAGGACCTGCCGCGCCACACCTACCTCAAGTTCCAGTGGCCGCAGAATTCCGGACACAGCGGGCGCCGCACCCGGCTGGTGCCGGCAGGCGGCGGGGGCGGGCCGGTGGAGGTGGACTGGACGCCGGCCCTGCAGACCACCAGCTTTGACGTCTTGCTGCGCACCGCGCTGGACGGCGCGGGCATCACCTTCCTGTCGCGCCTGCTGGTGGCCAACCACCTCGCGCGCGGTTCGCTGGTGCAGGTGCTGCCCGACTGGATCTTTGGGCGCTTCACCATTTACGCGGCCTTGCCCACGCGCAAGTTCATGCCGGCGCGCACGCGGGCCTTTCTGGATTTCCTGGCGGAGTTTGCGCCGCAGGCGGCGGCGCCTGGCGTCAGATCCTGA
- a CDS encoding DUF4148 domain-containing protein, whose product MKATHILAIASLSTLAAFGAHADEYYGSQYAMQIDGQRSRAEVQAEARNPVMISNGGTGVHAVVKSGLDRAEVRAEAAAALRAGEIPQGEIGLM is encoded by the coding sequence ATGAAAGCCACTCACATTCTCGCCATCGCCTCCCTGTCCACCCTGGCCGCCTTTGGCGCCCACGCGGACGAGTACTACGGTTCGCAGTACGCCATGCAGATCGACGGCCAGCGCAGCCGCGCCGAAGTGCAGGCCGAAGCCCGCAACCCGGTCATGATCAGCAACGGCGGCACCGGCGTTCACGCTGTGGTGAAGTCGGGTCTGGACCGCGCCGAAGTCCGCGCCGAAGCCGCTGCCGCGCTGCGCGCCGGCGAAATCCCCCAGGGTGAAATCGGCCTGATGTAA
- a CDS encoding MaoC family dehydratase codes for MKTFQTLSELPPLVGQEVAVSDWITITQEQVNLFAQATGDHQWIHVDVEKAKAGPFGAPIAHGFLTLSLIPRFFESSMEILESRMGVNYGLNRVRFTSPVPVGSRLRARMKLLACEPIANNGMQMTWSVTVECEGLDKPVCVAESLARRYP; via the coding sequence ATGAAAACCTTTCAAACGCTTTCCGAGCTGCCGCCGCTGGTGGGGCAGGAGGTCGCTGTCAGCGACTGGATCACCATCACCCAGGAGCAGGTCAACCTGTTCGCGCAGGCCACGGGCGACCACCAGTGGATCCACGTGGACGTGGAAAAAGCCAAGGCGGGGCCGTTTGGTGCCCCCATTGCGCACGGCTTCCTCACGCTGTCGCTGATCCCCCGATTTTTTGAATCGTCCATGGAGATCCTGGAGTCGCGCATGGGCGTGAACTACGGCCTGAACCGGGTGCGTTTCACCTCGCCCGTGCCCGTGGGCAGCCGCCTGCGCGCGCGCATGAAGCTGCTGGCCTGCGAGCCGATCGCCAACAACGGCATGCAGATGACCTGGAGCGTGACCGTCGAGTGCGAGGGCCTGGACAAGCCGGTCTGCGTGGCCGAGTCGCTGGCCCGCCGCTACCCCTGA
- a CDS encoding ParA family protein, with product MPVVVVANPKGGVGKSTLATHVAGYFASRGHPVMLGDADRQQSSRLWLGLRPPEARPISTWELTADNLAKPPKGTTHVVLDTPAGLHGKMFKEVLKLADRVIVPLQPSVFDIFATRAFLDELAEHRKAAQLQVGIVGMRVDSRTIAADKLHEFVDSLGLPVLGYLRHTQNYIHLAARGLTLFDVAPGRVQKDLEQWEGICRWLDA from the coding sequence ATGCCGGTCGTGGTCGTTGCCAATCCCAAAGGCGGTGTCGGGAAATCGACGCTGGCGACCCATGTCGCCGGCTACTTCGCGAGCCGGGGCCATCCGGTGATGCTCGGGGACGCCGACCGCCAGCAGTCGTCCCGGCTGTGGCTCGGACTGCGGCCACCCGAGGCAAGGCCGATCAGCACCTGGGAGCTGACCGCCGACAACCTAGCCAAACCGCCCAAGGGCACGACCCATGTGGTGCTTGACACCCCGGCGGGCCTGCACGGCAAGATGTTCAAGGAGGTGCTCAAGCTGGCCGACCGGGTGATCGTGCCGCTGCAGCCCAGCGTGTTCGACATTTTTGCCACGCGCGCCTTCCTCGACGAACTGGCCGAGCACCGCAAGGCGGCGCAGCTGCAGGTGGGCATTGTGGGCATGCGGGTCGATTCGCGCACCATCGCGGCCGACAAGCTGCACGAGTTCGTCGACAGCCTGGGCCTGCCGGTGCTGGGCTACCTGCGCCACACGCAGAACTACATCCACCTGGCGGCGCGTGGCCTCACGCTGTTTGACGTGGCGCCGGGCCGGGTCCAGAAGGACCTGGAGCAGTGGGAAGGCATCTGCCGCTGGCTCGACGCCTGA
- a CDS encoding NAD(P)H-dependent oxidoreductase, with protein MDDPATTELPPPVYLLAAHPNWRESRVNRRLLAAARGLAGVDAHDLYATYADYAIDVPAEQARLASASLLVLMHPVQWYSMPALLKLWLDEVLSYGWAYGTGGTALRGKDLWLVATTGGPESSYHPQSYNRYFFDAFLPPYEQTAALCGMRFLPPLLLHGAHSAGEDEVQAHVEVFAERLQSYPQWPELDELEQCPACEVPPTDRPEDT; from the coding sequence ATGGACGATCCCGCAACCACCGAATTGCCGCCCCCGGTCTATCTGCTGGCGGCCCACCCCAACTGGCGCGAGTCCCGGGTCAACCGCCGGCTGCTCGCCGCCGCCCGCGGCCTGGCGGGGGTGGACGCCCACGACCTGTACGCCACCTATGCCGACTACGCCATTGACGTGCCGGCCGAGCAGGCCCGCCTGGCCAGCGCCAGCCTGCTGGTGCTGATGCACCCGGTGCAGTGGTATTCCATGCCGGCGCTGCTCAAACTCTGGCTGGACGAGGTGCTGAGCTACGGCTGGGCCTACGGCACCGGCGGCACCGCGCTGCGCGGCAAGGACCTGTGGCTGGTGGCCACCACGGGCGGGCCCGAGTCCTCCTACCACCCGCAGAGCTACAACCGCTATTTCTTTGACGCCTTCCTGCCGCCCTATGAGCAGACGGCCGCGCTGTGCGGCATGCGCTTCCTGCCGCCGCTGCTGCTGCACGGCGCCCACAGCGCGGGGGAGGACGAGGTCCAGGCCCATGTCGAGGTGTTTGCCGAGCGCCTGCAAAGCTACCCGCAGTGGCCCGAGCTGGACGAGCTGGAGCAATGCCCGGCCTGCGAAGTGCCCCCCACCGACCGCCCCGAGGACACCTGA